In one Planctomycetota bacterium genomic region, the following are encoded:
- a CDS encoding DHH family phosphoesterase — MDDDRGLDAIFDRVREMERELTAKREELATLQQRNRRPRVGRVKRQDVVAALGRLRELLQDDVGVAAGVLKSLIGDVVIDAVPVEGEAKPRMVARFTINAVPALAELGRQKKPSDGGDDDPTDSVWEFLYGDRWILPETSDSSILEVFVPLSRPLKYELLLPQIAALADAGAGIDLITRALGISADVVRDALHLHTTGKHPPKRIDPRRGRHRRKADPTWLPPYKLISAEVDRRRKAGESFDELARVMGYSRGTIVRAYDFANRAEALDAARQGLTPDRPTWRSEPS, encoded by the coding sequence GTGGACGACGACCGCGGGCTCGACGCGATCTTCGACCGGGTCCGGGAGATGGAGCGGGAGCTGACCGCGAAGCGGGAGGAGCTCGCCACCCTCCAGCAGCGGAACCGCCGGCCGCGCGTCGGCCGAGTGAAGCGTCAGGACGTCGTGGCGGCCCTTGGGAGGCTCCGGGAGCTGCTCCAGGACGACGTGGGCGTCGCCGCCGGCGTCCTCAAGTCCTTGATCGGCGACGTCGTCATCGACGCGGTGCCGGTCGAAGGAGAGGCCAAGCCGCGGATGGTGGCCCGGTTCACGATCAACGCCGTCCCGGCCCTGGCGGAGCTCGGCCGGCAGAAGAAGCCTTCCGACGGCGGCGACGATGATCCAACGGACAGCGTGTGGGAGTTCCTATATGGTGACCGTTGGATCCTGCCCGAAACATCCGATTCGAGCATCCTCGAGGTCTTCGTGCCGCTCTCACGGCCGCTGAAATACGAGCTTCTCCTGCCGCAGATCGCGGCGCTTGCCGACGCCGGGGCGGGGATCGACCTGATCACGCGGGCCCTGGGCATCAGCGCCGACGTCGTCCGCGACGCCCTCCACCTCCACACCACGGGCAAGCACCCGCCCAAGCGGATCGATCCCCGCCGCGGCCGGCACCGGCGAAAGGCCGACCCCACCTGGCTGCCGCCATACAAACTGATCTCGGCGGAGGTGGACCGGCGGCGGAAGGCGGGCGAGAGCTTCGACGAGCTTGCGCGCGTGATGGGCTATAGCCGCGGCACGATCGTACGGGCCTACGACTTCGCCAACCGGGCGGAAGCCCTCGACGCGGCACGGCAGGGGCTGACGCCCGATCGACCGACGTGGCGGAGCGAGCCATCCTGA
- a CDS encoding recombinase family protein, producing MFRLNDSAGNAGSPSSDPSPVPPALRRGGGRVRGPDFGLPERAGLLGLARTYLEAQARHWPELVGTQAVPAVSAATIEAMADDFIRRFRGDLTEVFEPAGTPRAWASLGVAYVRFSDENSNPRSLDQQLGNVLRRAQQEQIFIPWPYVLADAAVSGTLACRGGYAIAKTLLERRDDSGVAWFLFDDLSRMSRDTIESLKLGELARETGVRVVGASDGFDSANPQSSFLLPVLGSMNEAFITQLKSKVHRGMDDAFHRGDNIHPPGAGYRLVDVRDSNGNLLITHKNTIEKRVEVDPEAADWIRRGAEMLAHEGKSPGDVARLFNQERVAGMNSWSDGRIRDLYRRERLVGVDVFRKTRHVVNKQTGKRRVETLPEKNWLRREVPHLRILSDALASTVKQKLGQGAAAFGRKARRGDDRPHRVDLYPKLLIRPICGCCQTPMSLGRAAGKYRSLVCLNSIHGSKGCTNRGYKSERIINEAVLGRVMAVLFTDDFLDRLTEEVNGELSRAIRRPAASTKPLELEIANRERQVAGSLPGSTGWTTTAGSTRSSTGSGRWSGS from the coding sequence ATGTTTCGTCTCAATGACTCTGCCGGCAACGCCGGCTCGCCTTCTTCCGATCCGTCTCCTGTTCCCCCTGCCCTCCGCCGCGGCGGCGGCCGCGTCCGGGGGCCTGACTTCGGTCTCCCCGAGCGGGCGGGCCTGTTGGGCCTCGCCCGTACCTACCTCGAGGCCCAGGCCCGGCACTGGCCTGAGCTCGTGGGCACTCAGGCGGTGCCGGCGGTCAGCGCCGCCACGATCGAGGCGATGGCCGACGACTTTATCCGCCGGTTCCGGGGCGACCTGACCGAGGTCTTCGAGCCTGCCGGCACGCCGCGGGCCTGGGCGTCGCTCGGCGTCGCCTACGTCCGCTTCAGCGACGAGAACTCGAATCCCCGCTCGCTCGACCAGCAGCTGGGGAACGTCCTCAGGCGGGCCCAGCAGGAGCAGATCTTCATCCCCTGGCCCTACGTCCTCGCCGACGCCGCCGTCAGCGGCACCCTCGCCTGCCGCGGGGGCTACGCCATCGCCAAGACGCTCCTCGAGCGCCGTGACGACTCGGGCGTCGCCTGGTTCCTGTTCGACGATCTCTCCCGGATGAGCCGCGACACGATCGAGTCGCTGAAGCTCGGCGAGCTGGCCCGGGAGACCGGTGTACGGGTCGTCGGGGCCAGCGACGGCTTCGACAGCGCCAACCCGCAGTCGTCATTCCTGCTCCCTGTCCTCGGCAGCATGAACGAGGCGTTCATCACGCAGCTCAAGTCGAAGGTCCACCGCGGCATGGACGACGCCTTCCACCGCGGCGACAACATCCACCCGCCGGGAGCCGGCTACCGGCTCGTCGATGTGCGCGACTCGAATGGCAACCTCCTCATCACCCACAAGAACACGATCGAGAAGCGCGTCGAGGTCGATCCCGAAGCCGCCGACTGGATCCGCCGCGGCGCGGAGATGCTGGCCCACGAAGGGAAGAGCCCTGGCGACGTCGCCCGGCTCTTCAATCAGGAGCGGGTCGCCGGCATGAACAGCTGGAGCGACGGCCGCATCCGTGATCTCTACCGCCGCGAGCGGCTCGTGGGGGTCGACGTGTTCCGAAAGACCCGTCACGTCGTCAACAAGCAGACGGGCAAGCGGCGGGTCGAGACGCTGCCCGAGAAGAACTGGCTCAGGCGGGAGGTCCCCCACCTGCGAATCCTCTCCGATGCGTTGGCAAGCACCGTGAAACAAAAACTCGGCCAGGGCGCGGCGGCGTTCGGCAGGAAGGCCAGGCGTGGCGACGACCGACCCCATCGCGTCGACCTCTACCCGAAGCTGCTCATCCGCCCGATCTGCGGCTGCTGCCAGACGCCGATGAGCCTCGGGCGCGCGGCGGGCAAGTACCGGAGCCTCGTCTGCCTCAATTCGATCCACGGCTCCAAGGGCTGCACGAACCGGGGCTACAAGTCCGAGCGGATCATCAACGAGGCGGTCCTCGGCCGGGTGATGGCGGTGCTCTTCACCGACGACTTTCTCGACCGTCTCACCGAGGAGGTCAACGGCGAACTCTCGCGGGCGATCCGCCGGCCTGCCGCGTCGACCAAGCCGCTCGAGCTGGAGATCGCCAACCGGGAGCGGCAGGTGGCGGGCTCACTGCCCGGCTCGACCGGGTGGACGACGACCGCGGGCTCGACGCGATCTTCGACCGGGTCCGGGAGATGGAGCGGGAGCTGA